Proteins found in one Candidatus Melainabacteria bacterium RIFOXYA2_FULL_32_9 genomic segment:
- a CDS encoding peptidase C39 translates to MQTALISFELIARINRINVDLRSIVREYGITDSDLTKEELIRVVKNFEFKAKLKKMPLANLSEKYPLPAIFIYKDNSYGVVLKVNSQDSKVLVFTPKEKKTEELTFQEFDDIAGGEFIVLTHKLITSQIQFGFKWFYAEILKYKQVMAEVLLGSFVVQLFGLVIPLFTQVILDKVIVHRSMTTLDVLGIAFVAVIIFEFLLNISRNYIFIHTASKIDAKLGSKLFKHLFSLPFIYFESRKVGNIIARIRELDVIRDFITNKSVSVIIDLLFSSVFVLVMFLYSVKLTLIVLGFVSLIAILYLTVTPELRNRLNNKFQMGAQSNSYLVESVTGVQTVKSLAIEGSMQRKWEDYLGNYVNSSFKLSLMGTFAGAISGLFQKMMTITILYIGVKLVIDNKLTIGQLIAFQMFANQFSAPVLRLVNLWNEFQQALLAVDRLGDILNHPVEIQSSKAITLPEVKGSVKLDDISFKYTLDSPTVLDNVSFEIQPGMSVGLVGRSGSGKSTITKLIQRLYIPNEGAIYLDGMDIRHLNPIWLRYNIGIVLQESYLFSGTIRENIALPRPDAPIELIIEAAKIAGAHEFIAQLPEGYETIVGERGSTLSGGQKQRIAIARALITNPRILIFDEATSSLDYESERIIQNNINMIKKSRTMFIVAHRLTTVKDCDLIIALDKGKIIEIGNHQGLMEKNGYYCHLYKQQELSNV, encoded by the coding sequence ATGCAAACGGCTCTTATATCTTTTGAATTAATAGCAAGAATAAATAGAATAAATGTAGATTTGAGGTCAATCGTCAGAGAGTACGGTATTACAGATTCTGATCTTACAAAAGAAGAGTTAATAAGAGTAGTTAAGAATTTTGAGTTTAAAGCTAAATTAAAGAAAATGCCGCTCGCTAATCTGTCAGAGAAATATCCTTTACCTGCTATTTTTATATATAAAGATAATAGTTACGGTGTTGTTTTGAAGGTTAATTCCCAGGATAGCAAGGTTTTAGTTTTTACTCCAAAAGAAAAAAAGACAGAAGAGTTAACTTTTCAGGAATTTGATGATATTGCTGGCGGTGAGTTTATTGTCTTAACTCATAAATTGATTACTTCTCAGATACAATTTGGATTTAAATGGTTTTATGCTGAAATTCTCAAATATAAGCAAGTAATGGCCGAAGTATTACTGGGTTCATTTGTAGTTCAACTATTTGGACTTGTAATTCCCCTATTTACCCAGGTAATTTTGGATAAAGTTATAGTTCACAGAAGCATGACAACGCTGGATGTGCTTGGTATTGCTTTTGTGGCTGTGATTATTTTTGAGTTTTTACTGAACATTTCAAGAAATTATATCTTTATTCATACTGCAAGCAAGATAGATGCAAAATTAGGATCTAAGCTGTTTAAGCATTTATTTTCCTTGCCTTTTATATACTTTGAGTCAAGAAAAGTTGGTAACATTATAGCTAGAATTAGAGAACTTGATGTTATTAGAGACTTTATTACCAATAAATCAGTATCTGTAATAATCGACCTACTTTTCTCATCTGTATTTGTACTGGTAATGTTTTTATATAGCGTTAAATTGACACTGATCGTTCTTGGCTTTGTTTCTTTAATCGCTATATTATACCTGACTGTTACACCTGAATTGAGAAACAGGCTAAATAACAAGTTTCAGATGGGAGCTCAGTCTAATTCATATCTTGTAGAATCTGTTACAGGGGTACAAACCGTTAAATCACTTGCAATTGAAGGTTCAATGCAAAGAAAATGGGAAGACTATCTTGGAAATTACGTAAATTCAAGTTTTAAGCTTTCTCTTATGGGGACTTTTGCCGGTGCAATTTCAGGTTTATTCCAAAAAATGATGACAATTACAATTCTCTATATTGGAGTTAAGCTTGTAATTGATAATAAACTCACTATTGGTCAGTTAATAGCATTCCAAATGTTTGCAAATCAGTTTTCTGCTCCTGTACTAAGATTGGTGAATTTATGGAATGAGTTTCAACAGGCTTTATTAGCTGTTGATAGACTTGGCGATATTCTTAATCATCCTGTTGAAATCCAGTCAAGCAAAGCAATAACTCTTCCTGAAGTAAAAGGTTCAGTTAAATTAGATGATATTTCTTTTAAATATACGCTTGATTCTCCTACTGTACTCGATAACGTCAGCTTCGAGATTCAGCCTGGCATGAGTGTTGGCTTGGTTGGAAGAAGCGGTAGCGGTAAAAGTACGATTACAAAACTAATCCAGAGGCTTTATATTCCAAATGAAGGCGCTATTTATCTCGATGGCATGGATATAAGGCATCTTAATCCTATCTGGCTCAGATATAATATTGGCATTGTCTTGCAGGAAAGTTACCTCTTTAGTGGAACTATAAGGGAAAATATTGCTTTACCAAGACCTGATGCTCCTATTGAGTTGATAATTGAAGCAGCTAAAATTGCCGGGGCTCATGAATTTATAGCACAGCTTCCTGAAGGATATGAAACCATAGTTGGAGAAAGAGGTTCAACTCTTTCAGGGGGACAGAAACAAAGAATTGCTATAGCTAGAGCTCTTATAACTAATCCAAGAATTTTAATATTTGATGAAGCTACTTCATCTCTTGATTATGAATCAGAAAGAATCATTCAGAATAATATCAATATGATTAAAAAAAGCAGGACTATGTTTATAGTTGCGCATAGACTTACTACGGTTAAAGATTGCGATCTTATCATTGCTCTTGATAAAGGAAAAATTATAGAAATTGGTAATCATCAAGGGTTAATGGAGAAAAATGGCTACTACTGTCATTTATACAAACAGCAGGAGTTGAGTAATGTTTAG